In the Equus przewalskii isolate Varuska chromosome 18, EquPr2, whole genome shotgun sequence genome, ACTACCTATGGCAAATCCAAACTTGGAGATCTTTGTAGGCTTTGTTGGGAGGTCTGCAGCTTCTTCTTCAGCTGATCGCTTCTCAGCGCTGCGACTGGAACTTTCCCCTCCATTACTGGAAGAAACAGTCTTAGTTTTCACaggtttttctgcttcttcttcagGTCCTGGTGAAGTCGAAACAACTTACCAAGATGAGCTATTTTTACTGAGCAGATTGATGGGAGCAGCAACCTCAAAAAGCATCGTTACAAGGAAGATACCTCTGCAGTTGTCACCTACTGACCCAACAGTCTCTTCCACTGTTTGTTAGAGTATACAGCAGGAACTGAGATTGTGTGGCAGTAGAAGAGGTTCCCATGAATTAACTAGCATAAAATACAgagcaatttaaaattataaacacagAGTTCACAAAAAGTAAAGCCCCTTCAACTAAGCACTATTATATAAGTGGTACAATAATCTAGTTATTTGTGGGATTTTGCTCCTTAGAAATTAAGGTCTACAAATTCTTCCACACAAACTAGTTAGTGAGCAGTCACATCATAGATAGTACACTTGACTAACAAATTCCAACATTCTTCAATAATGTACCACTAGTTATACAAAGTACTTAGTTATAAACAGCCCATTCTTCCCCGAACCAGTGTTAATACAGCCCAGAGTAATTTTCTGGAGTGCTACGTTCCTCATGTACATCTGACACAATCTTTAGAGTTGAAAAGAAACTTCAAGGTCAGTCCCTCTTGAGTAATTTAATTCTCCTCTGAAAGCTTGGTTATTACATGTTTTAAGCTACTCGTAAGAGCTATTAGCAATTATACTTagtttatacattattttttctcatgaaagATAAActaattataatttcaaaaaggAGGCAGAGATATATACGTTTGAAAtgcaagatgtctttcagtaatTTTCCTTGTGTTTGTATTAATCAGTGATGAAATTACTTCACATCTTGACTATCGTAGGTCTGTTATACAAGAAGGCTATTTAAGAACATATTGGGAGGTAAGACAAAAGAAGGCTGGCTGATAATTacaagttttatttcctttccccagCTTACCAATTCACTCTACAGAGTGTATTCTGCTACACTGGATGAATAGTTTAtttatggagaaagagaagatgctCTAAGGGATGGCCCTGACAATAGGCCCtaagaaaacaggacaaaaagCTGGAATGGGGGAAAAGGGGGAAATTAAACACAAACAGACTGGAAGGCAATGGATTAAAAGACGAGAAGCTACAGATCTCATTCTACATAGTTTTGGAATGATGGGGCCTCTAGATTAATAAGCTCTTTGAACAGAGCATTTGATTTTGTTTAgaggaaagataaaaggaagTCTTCATTCCCTTTGAACAAGGGGTGAGAGTTGTAATGACAATGTAGTGGAGGAATTAAGCAGGATACATTTTGGGATTTCCCCAAGAGGCAAATAGAGCCTGAGGTGAAATTCACTTATTtagatatgaaatttaaaaagcacctGAAGAATGAAAGATTGCTATTCAAGAGCTGAAATACAGAACTCAATTTAGAATTTACCACAAAAAAGTATCATGTAAAGAGTTTTTTCAAAGTCTACGTTCATAACTAAAAGCATTTatcctaaattttattttgcattctatTTAGTTTTAATCAAGTACGAATTTTACAGTAAAACCCGAACAGTGATAACTACTTCTTTGTGACTGACACACAGCTAAAATTGAAAACTCATTGGCTCTAGATTTGGGAATATACAGAAAATCCACTGGCTTTATACACAGAAACAATTTATATACTAAAGGCACAAGTTTTGTGCAAACACAGACTCtgaaaaatgtcaaaacaaaTAGCATAAAGAACATTTAGCGTTGATTGTACTGTAACTCTCCTCTTTGAACTGTGAGCCAAGGGCTATAATTAGTCAAGATTTCTGGTTCTCTTAAAACCTATCTTTTCTTAATTCTAGGTTTCCTTTTACCCAGAAAATAATTCTGGAACAAAGAATCTAGAAAAATTAAACCACAAATAtgggaaaaagtgaaaacatCACTCTTACTATAATATTAGTAACAACAGTCAGTGTGACGACGAGCTGAACCAGTACGTGCTAACACACGGAACACAACAGTATCTGTCCAAGCCCACGAGGCTGCAGGAAAGATCCCTACAGAGACTGCTCTAGAAAAAGACAGCTCAGAAAGGAGAGACGGGAAAACTCTCCTTAAGTAGCAACTGGCATCGACTCAATTTTACTCACATCTGCGTTCTTGTCATCTGAGGGGGAGAACTATTAAGACCACCCACATCTTAGGTCCACAGTGAAGATTAAACATGCTATGTCTATTAGGTCACTTCTACACATGACTGATTCCAGATCCAGCAATTTATTTCTGGACTAGTAAATAACTGGCCTTGCTCACTCTcatgaagtgtttattttttagcaACTGCAAAGACTCCATAGCTTTAGAAGACATCTACTCTTCAATGAAGAGGTGGGGGGAAGAGAGTGAAGGAAGGTGGGGCACTATTCGTCCTCATTACTTATTCTTAAATGGCTCAATGTGTCACGTGGATCGAgctgttattttctctttacGTAATCCTCTTCTAACAGTTatgtagtaaaatacacaaaacatttgggaaataaagcaagtGAAATAAGCAGTGAGGTAAGACGGGAAAATACGACAGCCAAATCTATGTTATTAGCAACGTGATTGTTATTACAATTTCTACAATTCTATATATAGTTCATTAGAAAATTTCAACCTAACGTGAGCTCTGAAATATACCATTAAATATCAACATTAATTTCTAAGTGCATCAAGGGTACCTCTTTAGTATTTGGGGCTTTTAATCAAGAATTGTTTTCAATTTACGTAATGAGATGTTTTCTATTGTGGGGctgtggaaaacaaaattttggaTGACCATGGATTAGGAATGTGAATTTTTCTCAAtgtgacatattttaaatgatgaataaacacgtagcaagtttttaaaaaataaaatcataaatcaaCTTATAAAACATAGATAAAATTATATCAAGTTACTAGATTCTTTAtcaaggaatattttaataaaaggaattttatctcttttatattCATTCTGAGCAAAGTGTGTAGATTAATCAAAGTGAAATTACATTACACatagtattatcttttttttttctttttcagtgaatAGTTGGGGAGGAGAGGTGGGCCTTGGAGGACAAAGATTCtgtactttgaaaaaaattacctaATAAGAAAGTTTAAGTCTGTAACAGTACCCTTCATGACCCATTTGCACTCTAGTAGCTGCTTCATCTGAAAAAAAGCAGACAGCTAGCTCTCTAATAAGACCGGTGTACAGCTTAAATGAGAATATAATTCAAGACCCTTAAAGTGTCTGGCCTAATAAACGTCAATTTCACTAAAGTAGTTCTTAGATAACCTAAAATAACCTGCGATGGTCATGATTATTATCTGAATAGCTCCTCTCTAAAATTTCTACTTGTTTCAAGGAGCTACAAAATCTAGCCAACGGAGTCGAAAAAAAATTCTACCCAAAGCCTTACTCTCAGCATCACCCTTCCTCTTTAAGGTGAGAGCAGGTAGTTCAAGTAAGTAGCTTCACTTATTGCCATGAACTCATGTCAACTATGGAGGTAATCTACACGTAAAAAAAACTTTAACTTTCAACTTACTAAACTGTTCAATTGGAATTAAAAAtggagagtaaaataaaaaaagagaatattctcTAGGTAAGCCTCTAAAACAATATTATTTCAAAACAGTGCCTATTTGCCACAAAATTATCAATTCAGGAATATCtacagtattaaaatattttaactataattCCTTTGtacaatttcaaaaaaaatctgaCATTCAAAAATGGTTTATATGCACAGACTATTTTCCTGTAAAGGAAGGCATGCTCAAGGCAAATTATGTAGAAGTTATTAAGGGATTTACTCTTCCTAAGTCGCCAAAAGGATCATAATAATTTTTGATACCAATTAGCAATAATTTTATACCCCTCCCCAAAACAtgctaaaatagaaataccaataTTCACACTACAGAGCAAATGACCCCTAACTGAAAGGGTGGTGGATAAGTTATACAGTGGAATTCTGCTGACACTTAAGGCCCACTTTGGCAGCACATTAAACAATTTTCCTATACTCCCAGTCAAGACAGTTAAAAAGCCAGTCTAAAAGTTCAAAGATTCCTAAAAACCAGTAAGATTCTTTACGCTACAGATCTTTGTTCTTCCTGAAACTACTACTTTTTAATGTAAGTTTACTCGATAATTTCCAAAACAAtaattttggagggaaaaaacccTAATAAGGTAGTACTCGATGGTTTAAACTATTGCTTCATACActattttaatagtaaaaaaaaaaaaaagcagtggggaggggggagagtgTTTTGGCTCAACTAATAGCACTGTAcgttttttaaaagggaaattgtGGGTCCAAAGTAACTGAACATTACATTTTTCTCGATTTTTGTTCCCAAGGCAATTCACATTAAACATCACGTTAGTAGGTCCTAACAGTTGCCTTCACATGCTATTAGtcttctgtattttctcctaTTACACGCTTTCAGGGATAAGACTGGAGGGAGTCAGAATACAGAGTAACACTGAAAACGTTCTAAAGACCTTAGGCTCAGCTCGCACGTGTTAAGTCACTTGCCTTGTTACGACACAGCGGGGCTGGAGACACTACATGTTCCTATTCCTTAACGCACTAGACCCAAATTTACAGGGGTCGAGGGGACAGAATAAAGACAGCTGTAACTTGAGTTTACAACGtaacaaaatacaggaagaggCACGCTAGCCTGTTTAGCCACCTCAACATCTGGCACGCTGTTCGCGGGGGACAGCCTAACTCAGAAACGGCAGACGCTTCACAGAAAGCCGACCAGAGCGGCCCCTGGCCCCGCAGCGGAGACCAGCGGGCAGCAGGGGGCCTGCCCGCGCCTCCCtcgccccggcccgccccgccgcaGGGTCCGTACTCGGACCACAGGCAGAGCGAGGAGGGAGGCGCCGGTCCGCCTCCTCGGCGGCCAGGGAGCGGAAGCTACCGCCTCGGGGTACCCGAGCGGCCGGAGGCGTCGGAAACTCGGCCCGCGGCCCGCCGCTCCGGCTCCGCCCCGAGCTCGCCCCCCCCTTTCggtgcccctctccctccccctcggAAGCGGGGCCTCCGCTGGGGCCAGGAGGTGACGGACGGCGGCCGGCCCTCCCCCGGCGAGGAGGCGAAGTGGGCCCGGATCCCAGCGGGCCGCGCCGGGCGTGCCCGGGGCTCGTCCGGGCCCAGCACCTGGCCGGGTGAGCGGCAGATCCGCCTCTTCTCGCTCCACCCCACTCCCGCCACCCCGGGGAGCTCAAAGAAAGGCCCAGAGCATCCCCCTCAGCCCGCGACGCTGGGGTTGTGTTCACCTCCGGCGGCTCCAGCTCGCTGCGGCTTCTCAGGCTTCTCCTCTCCCGCCTTCCCGTCCGCCATTTTCCCCGCCGCGGCCTCCCCTGCAGCCGCGCCAAGGACGTCACGGCCCCGCCCAGCAACCATTGAGTTCGGAGCCGGCCGGCGAGACTGCAGCCTAGAGCGGCCCTGGGGAGCGAACAGCTGCCCTTGCGGAAGCGGAAGTGGATGTGCTGTCGTCGACGAGCAGCTTCTAAAGAGCGGGCGGGGGAGTTAGTCTGTCTGTAGCGGGTTGGTTAGGAACCTCGCTAGCGGTCTCTTAGGTTTTCATGGTCCAGTGGCGGATCTAGAAAACTGAGGGGAGGTGGGAGCATCATCCGGAAAACGCAGGTGGAGTCTTGCACGGTTTCTGCAGACTGAAGTGTGGCAGGAGCCACCGGGCTCTTCGCTTCGGTCTTGCTGGATCGCGGCGGCCTTCTCGAATAAACAAGGGGCGCCGTGCTCTTTCCTCCCCCTCAAGGGGAAATTAACGTTTATCGAGCGCCCTCTTGTGTCAGACACGATCTCGTTTAATCCCCACAATCATCCAATGCAGAATTGCCCTCTTAGTTAGCGGTGAGTTGAGGCCagagtgatttgtccaaggtcacgtcCCCAAGTGGTAAGACTACTTTGTCTACAGGCTGCAACTTCTGTGTCACGTTAAGAGAAGACTGAAGTAATTTCTGCCTTACTTAGAAGCCTTCAGTGCATCCCCAGGGTTTGCAGAGTGAAGGCCAAGCCTTATATTGGGTCTCAGCCTAACTTTTCAGCATTCTCTTCCCATTTTCTATTTGTACTGCCCTCTTGCCTCAATTCCTTGCCTAGGGAACTGGAGTTTCTGGGTTTGCTCTACGATATACAGTGAGTGTCACAAAAATTGGTCCTAAGGAGTCAGAATTTGGGTTCGAATCCCTATCCGCCCTTTATGGCCGAGTAAACCTTGAGGGTTTCTTAACAGAGGGCATAATTTATTGGTTAAAGACGATATTGGTTAGAGACGATACTTAAAGGCTGAATTATTTTGAGTaattttacttatctgtaaaaaagGTGGTAATGATAGTTCctctaattttgtttaaatagttCACGTAAACTGCATACtgttggcacagagtaggtacttCATAATATTTGGTAAAAGATTAGGTCCTGCTTTAAGAAATGTACTGGATAGCATATGTCATGCTAATTTCCAGTTCAGAAACAAGATAGAAATAGTTGGACATACATCTCTATTTcccatattttcaaaaattgtaatGGCACAGGCGGTCTACAGTGAATGTTTCCTGCAGTTCATTTCTTAGGAAAGCAGCACATATTTTCTCAAGTATGTTAGGACTCATGAGTTAGCAAGTGGCAGAAATCCAACTCAAACGGGCTTAGGCAAAAAGGGGAATTTATTAGAGGGAGACCAGGGTATCACATGAGGTTTGACCAACCAATAAATGCTAAAAGCAAATCTATAGCTGGACCTCAGAGACAAGTAGGAGCAGGAATTTGAACAGCTCTAAAAATTGGTCTTATTTCCGTATATAAGCTTCACTCTCTCCTGCTATAGCCTGGCTTTCTTCAAGGAAAAGGATGTGGCCATGACAAATTCCAGTTTCCTGTCAAAGTCCACCACCAGAAAGGAAGTAACATAGGCTATCATGGTTCTCAAGTCCAAAAATCCTGGAAAAGGGTTCTGACTGGCCTATCTTGAAGTTGGATGCCCATCTCTAAGCTTGAGTGAGGTGTCTCCTTTGGGATAATCTGCTGTGGCCAGGGGAGCAAGGTGTGTAAAAATATGGCAGCTTCCATTCACATCACATGGCTAGAAAAGGAAAGTCATCTACCCTGCCATAGGGAAGTGCTGTATGGAATGCTCATCAAATAAACCTTTTCTTCTAAGAGGACAAGAAATGGGTTTTATCCCCCCAAACCCATTTTATTATATAGCCAAATCCCACAACGTACCAAAGGATGTCTTTTTGTGTAATCGAGATTCAGTTAAACAATTTACCTTAGTGCCTATGACATGCCCAGCATGGTACCAAATGTTACTTTAATAAGTGAACCACCATCTGAAGTTTAGAaatcttttctgtatgtttttgaTGAAAGGGTAGTTGTTGACATGACTAAAAGACCATTGAAGAGGGAAAATGGAGTCTGAAACTCAGAGTATTCATAAAAAAGCCACAccaatggtacagctgctttacTGGACTCAAAAGCTTGGACAACTCTTTGTACTTTCTAAGATTATTAAGTTTCTTTTtacagtaaacaaaatatattttcaaagttttgcaGATATTTAATTAATTGGGGAGAGAGACAATACTTCAATTAGTTTGGAAAGacaacatttaaaagaaagagcaAGTGAATTCCATTCAGGAAGAAATAGACTAAGAGAACTGTATTCTAATACATTTCCCTTTTAAGCCATCAAATATTCTTATTCAAGTCACCTTTTCTGTGTGCGTTTATTTAGCGAGCCTTTTGGAAATGAATTAAAAGTCTTTGACTTCTTTGATCTGTTGACAATCTCTTGAGAAGGCTGAGAAATCTCCAGATAACCagtatgttttctcctaggaacAAACTTTAGAGCTTCTTCCCAACTTCCAGTGTTTTTCAGACATAACAAAATACGCATCATTTGATCTAAGGTGAGATTTTTGGTACCAGTGTCCCACTGTAAATATTTATCTAACGGAAGGCATTCTGTTGCCAGCTTCAGCCGTTTTGCCTTGGCTAGGGATGTGCCTGACTGCATATTCTTATCAACAAAAGATCCCACTACATAAATTTTGTCATGCTTGAAAGTAGTCATAACATTGGGAGAATCTGCAGTTAAATATATAATACTGTCCTTTGGAAACAAATCTACATGAGACTTTTCTGTTGCTGTTAAAAGCAACttgttccatttttctccataacGTTTAACTAACTCTCTGTGATAAGCACCATCTAATTGAAGATTGcagaaataaatatggaaaggaTCCACATTTCTTCTGTTCCATCCTTCACTTTCTAAAAGTTGGGAAACAGTATTCTGAAGTTCTTTTGGTTTCATATACTCAGCATAAGCCATGTCAAAAACCAAAGGTTGTCCAAACTGCATGGCCTGGGCACCCTTCCAGCCCATTGCAATTTCCATATTCCTGTCCCACAGTCGCAGAAATAGAAAGTTTTGCTGTTTGTCTTCCTTAGTGGTTTCTAGCAGCTGgtcttttgcttcttcctttgctgctgctttcatttccttttttatttgcttagcttttttcattttttccttaacatataagtattttaaatacttctttttGGATGATTT is a window encoding:
- the TRMT10C gene encoding tRNA methyltransferase 10 homolog C isoform X2, which encodes MPVFLKMSVSITFLRPFARCLVPFTLQRKRRVLYSTILQRYMSSKIPAVSYPNKESTSPPEQLELDGWKVTMKSSVQDEDASTVASSKDEDPLTATRELIEMWRLLGREVPEHISEEELKTLMECVSKSSKKKYLKYLYVKEKMKKAKQIKKEMKAAAKEEAKDQLLETTKEDKQQNFLFLRLWDRNMEIAMGWKGAQAMQFGQPLVFDMAYAEYMKPKELQNTVSQLLESEGWNRRNVDPFHIYFCNLQLDGAYHRELVKRYGEKWNKLLLTATEKSHVDLFPKDSIIYLTADSPNVMTTFKHDKIYVVGSFVDKNMQSGTSLAKAKRLKLATECLPLDKYLQWDTGTKNLTLDQMMRILLCLKNTGSWEEALKFVPRRKHTGYLEISQPSQEIVNRSKKSKTFNSFPKGSLNKRTQKR
- the TRMT10C gene encoding tRNA methyltransferase 10 homolog C isoform X1 codes for the protein MGFSYMPVFLKMSVSITFLRPFARCLVPFTLQRKRRVLYSTILQRYMSSKIPAVSYPNKESTSPPEQLELDGWKVTMKSSVQDEDASTVASSKDEDPLTATRELIEMWRLLGREVPEHISEEELKTLMECVSKSSKKKYLKYLYVKEKMKKAKQIKKEMKAAAKEEAKDQLLETTKEDKQQNFLFLRLWDRNMEIAMGWKGAQAMQFGQPLVFDMAYAEYMKPKELQNTVSQLLESEGWNRRNVDPFHIYFCNLQLDGAYHRELVKRYGEKWNKLLLTATEKSHVDLFPKDSIIYLTADSPNVMTTFKHDKIYVVGSFVDKNMQSGTSLAKAKRLKLATECLPLDKYLQWDTGTKNLTLDQMMRILLCLKNTGSWEEALKFVPRRKHTGYLEISQPSQEIVNRSKKSKTFNSFPKGSLNKRTQKR